From Anopheles darlingi chromosome 2, idAnoDarlMG_H_01, whole genome shotgun sequence, the proteins below share one genomic window:
- the LOC125948061 gene encoding myosin heavy chain, muscle isoform X6 has protein sequence MPKPVVQVGEDPDPTPFLFISLEQKRIDQSKPYDAKKACWVPDEKEGYLLGEIKATKGDLVTVGLPGGETKDYKKDLVSQVNPPKYEKCEDMSNLTYLNDASVLHNLRQRYYAKLIYTYSGLFCVVINPYKRYPLYTNRCAKMYRGKRRNEVPPHLFAVSDGAYVNMLTNHENQSMLITGESGAGKTENTKKVIAYFATIGASGKKDENAEKKGSLEDQVVQTNPVLEAFGNAKTVRNDNSSRFGKFIRIHFTGSGKLAGADIETYLLEKARVISQQSLERSYHIFYQLMSGSVKGLKEMCFLSNDIYDYNSVSQGKITIPNVDDGEECLLTDEAFNVLGFTQEEKDNIYKITSAVMHMGRMQFKQKGREEQAEADGTEDGDRVAKLLGVVTDDLYKNLLKPRIKVGNEFVTKGQNKDQVTNSVGALCKGIFDRVFKWLVKKCNETLDTKQKRAQFIGVLDIAGFEIFDYNGFEQLCINFTNEKLQQFFNHHMFVLEQEEYKKEGINWAFIDFGMDLLACIDLIEKPMGILSILEEESMFPKATDQTFAEKLMTNHLGKSAPFQKPRPPKPGCQAGHFAIGHYAGCVSYNITGWLEKNKDPLNDTVVDQFKKGTNALVVEIFADHPGQSADPAASKGGRGKKGAGFATVSSSYKEQLNNLMTTLKSTQPHFVRCIIPNEMKTAGVVDAHLVMHQLTCNGVLEGIRICRKGFPNRMMYPDFKLRYLILAPAAMQAESEGKKAAEKCFEAIGLDPDSYRIGHTKVFFRAGVLGQMEEFRDERLSKIMSWMQAWCRGYLSRKEFKKMQEQRVSLEIVQRNLRKYLKLRTWAWWKLWQKVKPLLNVSRVEDQIAKLEEKATKAQEAFEKEEKMRKELEALNSKLLAEKTALLDSLSGEKGALQEYQEKAAKLTAQKNDLENQLRDTQERLAQEEDARNQLFQTKKKLEQEIGGQKKDAEDLELQIQKIEQDKASKDHQIRNLNDEIAHQDELINKLNKEKKMQGEVNQKTAEELQAAEDKVNHLNKVKAKLEQTLDELEDSLEREKKLRGDVEKAKRKVEGDLKLTQEAVADLERNKKELEQTVLRKDKEISALSAKLEDEQSLVGKLQKQIKELQARIEELEEEVEAERQARAKAEKQRADLARELEELGERLEEAGGATSAQIELNKKREAELAKLRRDLEEANIQHEGTLANLRKKHNDAVAEMAEQVDQLNKLKTKAEKERTQYFAELNDARIGCDQLSNEKAAQEKIAKQLQHTLNEVQSKLDETNRTLNDFDASKKKLSIENSDLLRQLEDAESQVSQLSKIKISLTQQLEDTKRLADEEARERATLLGKFRNLEHDLDNLREQVEEEAEGKGDIQRQLSKANAEAQLWRSKYESEGVARAEELEEAKRKLQARLAEAEETIESLNQKCIALEKTKQRLATEVEDLQLEVDRASSIANAAEKKQKAFDKIIGEWKLKVDDLAAELDASQKECRNYSTELFRLKGAYEEGQEQLEAVRRENKNLADEVKDLLDQIGEGGRNIHEIEKSRKRLEAEKDELQAALEEAEAALEQEENKVLRAQLELSQVRQEIDRRIQEKEEEFENTRKNHQRALDSMQASLEAEAKGKAEALRMKKKLEADINELEIALDHANKANAEAQKNIKRYQQQLKDVQSALEEEQRARDDAREQLGISERRANALQNELEESRTLLEQADRGRRQAEQELSDAHEQLNEVSAQNASIAAAKRKLESELQTLHSDLDELLNEAKNSEEKAKKAMVDAARLADELRAEQDHAQTQEKLRKALEQQIKELQVRLDEAESNALKGGKKAIQKLEQRVRELESELDSEQRRHADAQKNLRKSERRIKELTFQSEEDRKNHERMQDLVDKLQQKIKTYKRQIEEAEEIAALNLAKFRKAQQELEEAEERADIAEQAATKFRTKGGRAGSVQRGASPAPQRQPSAIPALAGLNFPTFDDHGF, from the exons ATGCCGAAGCCAGTAGTTCAGGTCGGAGAGGATCCGGACCCAACCCCGttccttttcatttcgctcGAACAGAAGCGTATCGATCAGAGCAAGCCGTACGATGCCAAGAAGGCTTGCTGGGTTCCGGACGAGAAGGAGGGCTACCTGTTGGGTGAAATCAAGGCCACCAAGGGTGACTTGGTTACCGTTGGCCTGCCTGGTGGCGAG ACCAAGGACTACAAGAAGGACTTGGTGTCCCAGGTCAACCCACCGAAATACGAGAAATGCGAGGATATGTCCAACTTGACGTATCTTAACGATGCCTCTGTGCTCCATAACTTGAGACAGAGATACTACGCTAAGCTTATCTAC ACCTACTCGGGCTTGTTCTGCGTTGTCATCAACCCGTACAAGCGTTACCCGCTGTATACCAACCGTTGCGCCAAGATGTACCGTGGCAAGCGCCGTAATGAAGTGCCGCCCCATCTGTTCGCCGTGTCTGACGGTGCCTACGTCAACATGTTGACCAACCATGAGAACCAGTCTATGCTGATTACCGGTGAATCTGGTGCCGGAAAGACTGAGAACACCAAGAAGGTCATTGCGTACTTCGCCACCATTGGCGCGTCGGGCAAGAAGGACGAGAACGCTGAGAAGAAGGGCTCCCTGGAAGATCAGGTCGTCCAGACTAACCCCGTACTTGAGGCCTTCGGTAACGCCAAGACCGTCCGTAACGATAACTCGTCTCGTTTC GGTAAGTTCATCCGTATCCACTTCACCGGAAGCGGTAAGCTGGCTGGTGCCGATATTGAGACCTACCTGCTGGAGAAGGCTCGTGTCATCTCGCAGCAGTCGCTGGAGCGCTCGTACCACATCTTCTACCAGCTCATGTCTGGCTCCGTCAAGGGATTGAAAG AAATGTGCTTCTTGTCGAACGACATCTACGATTACAACAGCGTTTCCCAGGGTAAAATCACCATTCCCAACGTCGATGACGGTGAGGAATGTTTGTTGACCGAT GAAGCCTTCAACGTTCTGGGTTTCActcaggaggagaaggacaacATCTACAAGATCACTTCCGCTGTCATGCACATGGGTCGCATGCAGTTCAAGCAGAAGGGTCGCGAAGAGCAGGCTGAAGCCGACGGTACCGAGGATGGTGACCGTGTGGCCAAGCTGCTCGGTGTGGTCACTGACGATCTGTACAAGAATCTGCTGAAGCCACGTATTAAGGTCGGTAACGAGTTCGTCACCAAGGGTCAGAACAAGGACCAGGTCACCAACTCGGTCGGTGCCCTCTGCAAGGGTATCTTCGATCGTGTCTTCAAATGGCTGGTCAAGAAGTGTAACGAGACTCTGGACACCAAGCAGAAGCGTGCTCAGTTCATTGGTGTGCTGGATATTGCTGGTTTCGAAATCTTCGAC TACAACGGTTTCGAGCAGCTGTGTATTAACTTCACCAACGAGAAGCTGCAGCAGTTCTTCAACCACCACATGTTCGTCCTGGAGCAGGAGGAATACAAGAAAGAAGGTATCAACTGGGCCTTCATCGATTTCGGTATGGACTTGCTGGCCTGTATCGATCTGATTGAAAAG CCCATGGGTATCCTGTCGATTCTTGAGGAAGAGTCTATGTTCCCGAAGGCCACCGATCAGACCTTTGCTGAGAAGCTGATGACCAACCATCTGGGCAAGTCGGCTCCGTTCCAGAAGCCGCGCCCGCCGAAGCCAGGTTGCCAGGCCGGTCACTTCGCCATCGGTCACTACGCCGGTTGTGTGTCGTACAACATCACCGGATGGCTTGAGAAGAACAAGGATCCGCTGAACGACACTGTCGTCGATCAGTTCAAGAAGGGTACCAACGCCCTGGTCGTGGAGATCTTCGCTGATCACCCAGGCCAGTCGGCTGATCCAGCTGCCTCCAAGGGCGGTCGTGGCAAGAAGGGTGCCGGTTTCGCCACTGTCTCGTCCTCGTACAAGGAACAGCTGAACAACCTGATGACCACGCTGAAGTCTACTCAGCCTCACTTCGTCCGTTGTATCATTCCCAACGAAATGAAGACGGCCGGTGTCGTTGATGCTCACTTGGTCATGCACCAGCTGACTTGTAACGGTGTGCTTGAAGGTATCCGTATTTGCCGTAAGGGATTCCCCAACCGCATGATGTACCCTGACTTCAAGCTGCG CTACTTGATCTTGGCCCCAGCTGCCATGCAGGCTGAGAGCGAAGGCAAGAAGGCTGCCGAGAAGTGTTTCGAAGCCATCGGTCTGGACCCTGACTCCTACCGTATTGGTCACACCAAG GTCTTCTTCCGTGCCGGTGTCCTGGGTCAGATGGAGGAGTTCCGTGATGAGCGCCTCAGCAAGATCATGTCCTGGATGCAGGCCTGGTGCCGTGGTTACCTGTCGCGTAAGGAGTTCAAGAAGATGCAGGAACAGCGCGTCTCCCTGGAGATCGTCCAGCGCAATCTGCGCAAGTACCTGAAGCTGCGTACCTGGGCCTGGTGGAAGCTGTGGCAGAAGGTCAAGCCGCTGCTTAACGTTTCCCGCGTTGAGGACCAGATCGCC AAACTGGAAGAGAAGGCCACCAAGGCACAGGAGGCcttcgagaaggaggagaagatgcGCAAGGAGCTCGAGGCTCTGAACAGCAAGCTGCTGGCTGAGAAGACCGCTCTCTTGGACTCGCTGTCCGGCGAGAAGGGTGCCCTCCAGGAATACCAGGAGAAGGCCGCCAAGCTGACCGCCCAGAAGAACGACCTGGAGAACCAGCTGCGC GACACCCAGGAGCGCCTGGCCCAAGAAGAGGATGCCCGCAACCAGCTCTTCCAGACTAAGAAGAAGCTGGAGCAGGAAATCGGAGGCCAGAAGAAGGATGCCGAGGATCTGGAGCTGCAGATCCAGAAGATCGAGCAGGACAAGGCCTCGAAGGATCACCAGATCCGCAACCTGAACGACGAGATCGCCCACCAGGATGAGCTGATCAACAAGTTgaacaaggagaagaagatgcagGGTGAGGTCAACCAGAAGACCGCCGAGGAGCTGCAGGCCGCCGAAGACAAGGTGAACCACCTGAACAAGGTGAAGGCCAAGCTGGAGCAGACTCTGGATGAGCTGGAGGATTCGCTCGAGCGCGAGAAGAAGCTGCGCGGTGATGTTGAGAAGGCGAAGCGCAAGGTTGAGGGTGACCTGAAGCTGACCCAGGAGGCCGTCGCCGATCTGGAGCGCAACAAGAAGGAGCTCGAGCAGACCGTCCTGCGCAAGGACAAGGAGATCTCGGCCCTGTCCGCCAAGCTGGAGGACGAGCAGTCGTTGGTCGGCAAGCTGCAGAAGCAGATCAAGGAGCTGCAGGCTCGCATtgaggagctggaggaggaggtcgagGCCGAGCGTCAGGCTCGCGCCAAGGCTGAGAAGCAGCGCGCTGATCTGGCCCGTGAGCTCGAGGAGCTGGGCGAGCGTCTGGAGGAGGCTGGCGGTGCCACCTCGGCCCAGATTGAGCTGAACAAGAAGCGTGAGGCTGAGCTGGCCAAGCTGCGCCGCGATCTGGAGGAGGCCAACATCCAGCATGAGGGCACTCTGGCTAACCTGCGCAAGAAGCACAACGATGCCGTCGCCGAGATGGCCGAGCAGGTCGATCAGCTGAACAAACTGAAGACCAA AGCGGAAAAAGAGCGAACGCAATACTTTGCTGAGTTGAACGATGCCCGCATCGGTTGCGATCAGCTTTCCAACGAAAAG GCCGCCCAGGAAAAGATCGccaagcagctgcagcatacTCTGAACGAAGTACAAAGCAAGTTGGACGAAACCAACCGCACGCTGAACGATTTCGATGCCTCCAAGAAGAAGCTGTCGATCGAGAACTCCGATCTGCTGCGCCAGCTGGAGGATGCCGAATCGCAGGTGTCGCAGCTGAGCAAGATCAAGATCTCGCTGACTCAGCAGCTGGAGGATACCAAGCGTCTGGCCGACGAGGAGGCCCGCGAGCGCGCCACGCTGCTGGGCAAGTTCCGCAACCTGGAGCACGACCTGGACAACCTGCGCGAGCAGGTTGAGGAGGAGGCCGAGGGCAAGGGTGACATTCAGCGCCAGCTCAGCAAGGCCAACGCCGAGGCCCAGCTGTGGCGCAGCAAGTACGAGTCGGAGGGCGTCGCCCGTGccgaggagctggaggaggcCAAGCGCAAGCTGCAGGCCCGtctggccgaggccgaggagaCGATCGAGTCGCTGAACCAGAAGTGCATCGCTCTGGAGAAGACGAAGCAGCGCCTGGCCACCGAGGTCGAGGATCTGCAGCTCGAGGTTGACCGTGCCTCGTCGATCGCCAACGCTgccgagaagaagcagaaggccTTCGACAAGATCATTGGCGAGTGGAAGCTGAAGGTCGATGATCTGGCCGCCGAGCTGGACGCTTCGCAGAAGGAGTGCCGCAACTACTCGACTGAGCTGTTCCGTCTGAAGGGTGCCTACGAGGAGGGCCAGGAGCAGCTGGAGGCTGTGCGCCGTGAGAACAAGAACCTGGCCGATGAGGTCAAGGATCTGCTGGACCAGATCGGTGAGGGTGGCCGCAACATTCACGAGATCGAGAAGTCGCGTAAGCGCCTGGAGGCCGAGAAGGACGAGCTGCAGGCTGCCCTGGAGGAGGCTGAGGCCGCtctggagcaggaggagaacaaGGTGCTGCGCGCACAGCTGGAGCTGTCGCAGGTGCGCCAGGAGATTGACCGCCGCAtccaggagaaggaagaggagttCGAGAACACCCGCAAGAACCACCAGCGCGCCCTGGACTCGATGCAGGCCTCGCTGGAAGCCGAAGCCAAGGGTAAGGCCGAGGCTCTGCgcatgaagaagaagctggaagCCGACATCAACGAGCTGGAAATCGCGCTGGACCATGCCAACAAG GCCAACGCTGAGGCCCAGAAGAACATCAAgcgctaccagcagcagctgaaggatGTCCAGAGCGCtctggaggaggagcagcgcGCCCGCGACGATGCCCGCGAACAGCTGGGTATCTCGGAGCGTCGTGCCAACGCCCTGCAGAACGAGCTGGAGGAGTCGCGCACCCTGCTGGAACAGGCCGACCGTGGCCGTCGCCAGGCCGAACAGGAGCTCAGCGATGCTCACGAGCAGCTGAACGAGGTGTCCGCCCAGAACGCGTCGATCGCCGCCGCCAAGAGGAAGCTCGAGTCTGAGCTGCAGACCCTGCACTCCGACCTGGATGAGCTGCTGAACGAGGCCAAGAACTCCGAGGAGAAGGCCAAGAAGGCCATGGTTGATGCCGCCCGCCTGGCCGATGAGCTGCGCGCCGAGCAGGACCATGCCCAGACCCAGGAGAAGCTGCGCAAGGCCCTGGAGCAGCAGATCAAGGAACTGCAGGTCCGCCTGGACGAGGCCGAATCGAACGCCCTCAAGGGAGGCAAGAAGGCCATCCAGAAGCTGGAACAGCGCGTCCGCGAGCTGGAGTCGGAGCTGGACAGCGAACAGAGACGACATGCCGATGCCCAGAAGAACCTGCGCAAGTCGGAGCGCCGCATCAAGGAGCTGACCTTCCAGTCGGAGGAGGACCGCAAGAACCACGAGCGCATGCAGGATCTGGTTGACAAGCTGCAGCAGAAGATCAAGACTTACAAGAGGCAGATCGAGGAGGCCGAGGAGATCGCCGCCCTCAACCTGGCCAAGTTCCGCAAGGCCCagcaggagctggaggaggcCGAGGAGCGCGCCGATATTGCCGAGCAAGCTGCCACCAAATTCCGTACCAAGGGAGGACGTGCCGGTTCCGTACAGCGTGGTGCTAGCCCAGCA CCCCAGAGACAGCCGTCTGCCATTCCTGCTCTTGCAGGACTGAACTTCCCCACATTCGACGATCACGGTTTCTAA